The Longimicrobium sp. DNA segment CCCGACTTGGTGATCCACACCGCGTACTCGGCTCGGGAGGGGGAGCGCGACATCTGGCGGGCGACTGAGAGGGTGGTGGCGGCGTGCCTGGAGGCGGGCGCGGCGCTCGTGCACATGAGCACCGACGCGCTGCTCGACGGCGAGAGCGGGCCCTACGCGGAACATGCGGAGCCGGACCCGGTGCACGAGTACGGGCGATGGAAGGCGCGCGCCGAGCTGCACGTCCGCGCGGCGATGCCTAGAGCTGCCGTGGTCCGCACGTCGCTGATCGTGCGGGCGGACCCGCCGGACGCGTCCAGCGCTACCCTGATCGACGCACTGCGCCGCGGCGACCTCGTGCGCCTGTTCACGGACGAGCTGCGCTGCCCGACCGCCGTCGAAGATCTCGCCGCGCAGCTGTGGGAGGTGGCGCGGCTGCCCGCGGACGGGCGTGCGGGGGTGTGGCACCTGGTGGCGCCCGAGGCCGTCAGCCGGTACACGCTGGGCCTGCTGCTCGCCACCCGCCACGGGCTGAACTTGGCCGGCATCACCCCGGTGCCCAGCGCCTCGTCGCCCGTGCCGCGGCCGCGCGACCTGCGACTGCTCACGGCCCGCGCCGACCGCGAGCTGCGCACCCGGGCCCGACCCATCAGCGCCGCGCTGTTCCCGCCGCGGTGACCTTGCGTGTGCCGCCGTCCCCGCCAAGCTTCATCGGAGCACACCCTTCCCCAAAATAGTGGAGGCCTCCCCATGCGGATGATGCGAACCTTGGTGATCGCCTGCGGATTGATGGTGCCCGCGATTGCCGCCGCCCAGCCCACCACCACGCCTGCGCAGCCGGCGACGGCGGTCTCGGACGCGTCGTTGTCGCTGGCGCGCGAGCTTACGACGCTGATGGACCTGGCGGAGAACGCCAGCGCGGGCGTCGACGTGATGCTCGACGCCATGGAGGCACAGGACCCGGAACTCGCCCAGTTCCGTCCCGTCCTGCAGCGGTGGATGCGGAAAATCCTCACCTCCGAAGAGGCATCCGCCGCGTTCGCCCGGATGTACGCGGAGACGTTCACAGAAGCGGAGCTTCGCGACATCGTGACGTTC contains these protein-coding regions:
- a CDS encoding SDR family oxidoreductase, producing the protein PDLVIHTAYSAREGERDIWRATERVVAACLEAGAALVHMSTDALLDGESGPYAEHAEPDPVHEYGRWKARAELHVRAAMPRAAVVRTSLIVRADPPDASSATLIDALRRGDLVRLFTDELRCPTAVEDLAAQLWEVARLPADGRAGVWHLVAPEAVSRYTLGLLLATRHGLNLAGITPVPSASSPVPRPRDLRLLTARADRELRTRARPISAALFPPR
- a CDS encoding DUF2059 domain-containing protein — encoded protein: MRMMRTLVIACGLMVPAIAAAQPTTTPAQPATAVSDASLSLARELTTLMDLAENASAGVDVMLDAMEAQDPELAQFRPVLQRWMRKILTSEEASAAFARMYAETFTEAELRDIVTFLRTPAGRRFAAAQGQLTRRGGELGQRLAEENQAELVQMLEAEMQAPQPKQN